The following coding sequences lie in one Sorex araneus isolate mSorAra2 chromosome 4, mSorAra2.pri, whole genome shotgun sequence genomic window:
- the CNR1 gene encoding cannabinoid receptor 1 gives MKSILDGLADTTFRTITTDLLYVGSNDIQYEDIKGDMASKLGYFPQKFPLTSFRGSPFQEKMTAGDTPQLGPGADQGNITEFLNKSLSSYKENEENIQCGENFMDMECFMILNPSQQLAIAVLSLTLGTFTVLENLLVLCVILHSRSLRCRPSYHFIGSLAVADLLGSVIFVYSFVDFHVFHRKDSPNVFLFKLGGVTASFTASVGSLFLTAIDRYISIHRPLAYKRIVTRPKAVVAFCLMWTIAIVIAVLPLLGWNCKKLQSVCSDIFPLIDETYLMFWIGVTSVLLLFIVYAYMYILWKAHSHAVRMIQRGTQKSIIIHTSEDGKVQVTRPDQARMDIRLAKTLVLILVVLIICWGPLLAIMVYDVFGKMNKLIKTVFAFCSMLCLLNSTVNPIIYALRSKDLRHAFRSMFPSCEGTAQPLDNSMGDSDCLHKHANNAASVHRAAESCIKSTVKIAKVTMSVSTDTSAEAL, from the coding sequence ATGAAGTCGATCCTAGATGGCCTTGCAGACACCACCTTCCGCACCATCACCACAGACCTCCTCTACGTGGGCTCGAATGACATTCAATACGAAGACATCAAAGGCGACATGGCTTCCAAATTAGGGTATTTCCCACAGAAATTCCCCCTGACTTCTTTTCGGGGCAGTCCCTTCCAAGAGAAGATGACAGCAGGAGACACCCCACAGCTGGGCCCCGGGGCTGACCAGGGGAATATCACTGAGTTCCTCAATAAATCTCTGTCATCCTACAAGGAAAACGAGGAGAACATTCAGTGCGGGGAGAACTTCATGGACATGGAGTGCTTCATGATCCTCAACCCCAGTCAGCAGCTGGCCATCGCCGTGCTGTCCCTCACTCTGGGCACCTTCACGGTGCTGGAGAACCTGCTGGTGCTGTGTGTTATCCTGCACTCACGCAGTCTCCGCTGCAGGCCGTCTTACCACTTCATCGGCAGCTTGGCTGTGGCAGACCTCCTGGGGAGCGTCATATTTGTCTATAGCTTCGTCGACTTCCACGTGTTCCACCGCAAAGATAGCCCCAACGTGTTCCTCTTCAAACTGGGTGGGGTCACAGCCTCCTTCACGGCATCGGTGGGAAGCCTGTTCCTCACGGCCATTGACAGGTACATATCGATTCACCGGCCTCTGGCCTATAAGAGGATCGTCACCAGACCCAAGGCTGTGGTGGCCTTCTGCCTGATGTGGACCATAGCCATTGTGATTGCCGTACTGCCGCTCCTGGGCTGGAATTGCAAGAAACTGCAATCCGTATGCTCAGATATCTTCCCACTAATCGATGAGACCTACCTGATGTTCTGGATCGGTGTTACCAGCGTGCTGCTGCTGTTCATCGTGTATGCATACATGTACATTCTCTGGAAGGCTCATAGCCACGCGGTCCGCATGATTCAGCGAGGCACCCAGAAAAGCATCATCATCCACACATCAGAGGATGGCAAGGTCCAGGTGACCCGGCCAGACCAAGCCCGCATGGACATCAGACTGGCCAAGACCCTGGTCCTGATCCTGGTGGTTTTAATCATCTGCTGGGGCCCTCTACTTGCGATTATGGTGTATGATGTCTTTGGGAAGATGAACAAGCTCATTAAGACGGTGTTTGCCTTCTGCAGTATGCTCTGCCTGCTGAATTCTACCGTGAACCCCATCATCTATGCTCTGAGGAGCAAGGACCTGAGACATGCCTTCCGGAGTATGTTCCCCTCGTGTGAAGGCACAGCGCAGCCTCTTGATAACAGCATGGGGGACTCAGACTGCCTGCACAAGCATGCCAATAATGCAGCCAGTGTTCATAGGGCCGCAGAGAGCTGCATCAAGAGCACAGTGAAGATCGCCAAGGTGACCATGTCTGTATCCACAGACACGTCTGCCGAGGCTCTGTGA